Proteins encoded within one genomic window of Macrotis lagotis isolate mMagLag1 chromosome 3, bilby.v1.9.chrom.fasta, whole genome shotgun sequence:
- the LOC141518859 gene encoding phospholipase A and acyltransferase 1-like — MQPDPKPGDLIEIFRTCDHHWAIYVGEGYVVHLIPPSEYAGAVTSNIRAIVKKELLHEVVRSDKYWVNNKHDDKYKVLPPSEIVERALEKEGKAVLYEVTSKGSEYFVNDLRYGIIRSEQSDPKPGDLIEIFRTPDHHWAIYVGEGYVVYLSSPSKYDETDVSTPTVPVLVKKELLRVVVGIDKYQVNNKLDNKYKVLPAREIVERSLEKVGKDVLYEGIGDSSEHFVNDLRYGIFRSEQGPPTPISL; from the exons ATGCAA CCAGATCCCAAGCCCGGAGACCTCATTGAGATTTTCAGAACATGTGACCATCACTGGGCTATTTATGTGGGTGAAGGTTATGTCGTCCATCTGATACCTCCAA GTGAATATGCTGGGGCTGTTACCTCCAATATCAGGGCCATAGTGAAGAAGGAACTGCTTCATGAAGTGGTCAGGAGTGACAAGTATTGGGTGAATAACAAACATGATGACAAGTACAAGGTGCTGCCACCCAGCGAGATTGTTGAGCGAGCTttggagaaggaggggaaggcagtCCTCTATGAAGTGACCAGCAAGGGCTCTGAGTACTTTGTGAATGATCTGAGATATGGAATCATTCGCAGTGAACAG TCAGACCCCAAGCCTGGAGACCTGATTGAGATTTTCAGAACACCCGACCATCACTGGGCCATTTATGTGGGTGAAGGTTATGTTGTCTACCTGTCATCTCCAA GTAAATATGATGAGACTGATGTCTCAACCCCAACTGTTCCAGTCCTAGTGAAGAAGGAATTACTCCGGGTGGTGGTCGGGATTGACAAGTACCAGGTGAATAACAAACTGGACAACAAATACAAGGTCCTGCCCGCCAGGGAGATTGTTGAACGTTCTTTGGAGAAGGTGGGGAAGGATGTCCTGTATGAAGGGATAGGAGACAGCTCTGAGCACTTTGTGAATGATCTGAGATATGGAATCTTTCGCAGTGAACAGGGTCCTCCAACACCTATATCTCTATAA